The genomic DNA AACATCTGTACGTGGAGTAGCAATACACACTCGCTTACCACTAGCAAAAGCCACTTCAATTCCTTTAAAAAGAAGCTCAGTCTTCCCAGCACCACACACAGCCCAAACGAGCAACTCCTCATTATGAGAAATAGCCCCCACCACACGATCCGAAGCAACTTGTTGACCATCCGACAGCGACCCATTCCACTCAAGAGGAGTAGCAACTAACTCTGGCATCTCCCCACTCCATCCATATAAAGACGTGCACTCACTCACACGCCCCATCATAATACATGCACGACAATACACACACTTCTTCCAACACCGTGCACAAGGAAACTCAGCAAGTAACTCCTTATCACCATTGCCACACCGGTTACACTGCGCCCGACCTTTCTTATCAAACAAAATTCCTGGTCTTATAGAAATTAAAGGAGAATCAACCATCTCAAAGGGGATTTCTTCTCGAAGAAGCTGCTTACCAGCGAGGACATTTCGAAGGGAATCAACCAAATTCAAATTATCACCTCATTATCAAATTTTCAAAAAACGCCCGAAAACTAGAAACACCATTCCAGCAATCGCTGAAATGGTGCCAAATAATAAAAGATATAAGTTCAGTAAACCAAAAATTATTTCTTTACCCAACCAAGGCCCATTGAGCCCTCACCTAAATGCGTACCGATCACCGGTCCGAAGTAACTAATCACAAATTCAACGTTTGGAAGCTCAGCTTCAAGCTCTTTCTTCCATTCATTGGCTTCCTGCTCACGATTGGCGTGAATAATCACTGCACGATATTGCTCACCAGCTGAAGCTTCTGCCAACAGATCAACCATTCGACGCATCGCCTTTTTACGTGTACGAATTTTTTCAAAAGGAACAATTTTCTTGTCCTGAAAATGAAGAAGTGGCTTCACCTGCAACAAACTTCCGATCAAGGCTTGAGCACTTGATAGTCTACCTCCACGTTGGAGATGAGATAAATCATCCACCATAAAATAAGCGTATAACGTTTTCTTCATTTCTTCGAGTCGTGACATTATTTCCTCTGGACCCTTACCTTCTTGAGCCATTTGAGCTGCCTCTAGTACGTAAAATCCTTGAACCATGCAGCTAATTTCTGAATCGAATGCAAACACATCAATATTCTCTACCATTTCTCCAGCTGATACGGCCCCTTGGAAGGTGCCGCTGATCCCGCTTGATAGGTGGATGCTGACCACTGAATCGTAGTCTTTCGATAGTTGTTCGAATAGCTGAACAAACTCACCAACGGGTGGCTGTGACGTGGTTGGAAGCTCGCGATTCTTTACCTCTTCAAAAAAATCTGAGGCAGTGATCTCTATTTCTTCACGATACGTCTCAGTACCAAATATCACACTTAAAGGAATCATATGAATATCAAGCTTGTCACGCAGGTCTTTCGGGATGTACGCGGTACTATCCGTTACAACTGCCGTTTTCATATAAAAGTAACCACCTTTGTTTTTCTCTACTATATGTCTCACACATATTTTATATGAAAACTATACAAATTGCATTACCTACACCCTTATAGGGTAAATCTTAACTCGCATCCTTTAAGCCCCTACGAAGTATTTCTTCCAAAATGAGATCAACAAATCTCGTATCCAGGTTATAGTTTAATGCCTTGCTATATACGTTAACTAAATCCTCATCTGATAAAATACCCAAAGATGTATTAATGGAAAACACCTCCATTTATACTAGTTTAAGTAGTATTATAAGCAAAAACACCTATTTGTAAAATATTTTTCACTACTTTGTCAAAATTGGAAATGCTTCCAATTAAAAAAAAGAGGCATCCGTCTTTATTTTCAGACAGATGCCCCACCACTTATATTTTATCGTACCTCAACCCAGCCCTTTTTAATAGCTTCGACTACCGCTTGAGTACGATCGTTTACATTCATTTTTTGAAGAATATTACTCACATGGTTTTTAACCGTTTTTTCACTAATAAATAAAGCTTCACCGATTCCACGGTTACTCTTTCCGTCTGTTAACAACTGAAGAACTTCACACTCACGGCGCGTTAATAAATGAAGTGGACGACGAATTTCTGCCGCTCCCACATAACCTCCACCGCCTTCACCTGCTAATCGACGGTATTCTCTTACTAGATTATGTGTTACTTTCGGATGTAAATAAGAACCTCCATCAGCCACTACCTTTACCGCTTCTACCAATGCATCTGCATCCATTTCCTTTAACAGATAGCCACTAGCCCCTGTTTGAAGCGCATGTGTTACGTAGTTTTCGTCATCATGAATGGAAAGAATGATTACTTTTGATTCAGGAAATTTCTCAATCAGTTGACGAGTGGCTTCCACACCATTCACATCAGGCATATTAATATCCATAATAATTACGTCTGGTTGATACTCTTCTGCAATCGTAACAGCTTGGTTACCATCTTCCCCTTCAGCGACAACCTCAAACGTTTTTTCAAAATCTAATATTCTTTTGACACCTTCTCTAAATAATTGGTGGTCATCAATAATGGCAATCTTTGTAGTCATTTCTCTCAGCCTCCCTAAGCCTATTCAATAAATTAACTCTCTAATGGAACTTGAATAATGACAATTGTTCCTCGACCGACTTTTGAGTCGATGGAAAGCTGTCCTTGTAGAAGCTCCACTCTCTCTTTCATTCCTAATATTCCAAACGACTCTGGCTTGTCCAAATTCATATCAAAGCCCTTGCCGTCATCTTTTACTACTACTGAAATACTATTTCGTGTCAGCTCGAGTTTTACTTTTATTTCATGTGCTTCTGCGTGTTTGATGGCATTTTGAACAGATTCTTGAACCAATCGAAATAATGCCACTTCAAACTTGGCTGGTAACCTTTTTTCATTCCCCAAATTAACAAAACTAATTTTTGTATCACTATGATACTCTTCGATCGTTTGTAGGTATTTTTTGAGGGTAGGCACTAAGCCTAGGTCATCAAGTGCCATCGGACGAAGGTCATAGATAATTCTACGCACCTCATACAACGCATTTCGCACCATCTTTTTTAAATTTTTTATCTCACCCATGCCTGCTTGTTCCCCATGCTCACGGAAAACACGTTCAATTAAATCCGAGCGCATCATCACATTTGCCATCATTTGAGCAGGGCCATCATGGATTTCACGAGACACTCGTTTTCTCTCTTCTTCCTGAGCCTCTATAATACGCAAGCCAAACTCCTGCTTCTGCTTTGCGTCCTCTAATACTTCACCGACTTGCTTGAGATCACTCATCAGATAGTTCATCACGACGGAAATTTGAGAAACTAGATGTTCCGCTCGGTCAATCGTTTCCGTCAAACCATGTAAACGGCGTTCAATATCATCTCGTCGGTCACGAAGCTGCTTCTCCATTTGTCGCTTCATCGTCAGTTCCATTTGGAGCTGATGAGCTTTTTCATAAGCATCGCGAACCTCTGCCTCGGTATAGTCCTTGAAGTGCATGCTTACTTCAGACAATCTTTTACGAGCAAAACGCGATTGCGTTTCAAGCTTATCGCCATCATCAATCACTTCAATGACCATTCGCTTCACATCTTTTAGTTCATCTGCGAGTGATTCATAGTCCTTCCGGCACTGCTCTCCTATACGGAAAATCTCGTCCTTGCTCGTACCAACCGTCTCTATCATTTTCTCTAGGATAAAATCAAGCGTCTTTATATCAAATTTTTTCTTCAACATAATAATTCCTCCAAGGGTCCCATTTTCCCTTTCGGCTTTGATATTATTTTAGCTTGATTTAGATAAATATACTATCTCTTGATGGAGAAAAAACTGTCGAAACGTAAGAAAATCGTTAAAAAGAACGAGATTTTTTCGACGTTATATGTAATTTATCCTATATAAACTTAATTAACATCATTACTATTTTAATACCTAAGAACTAAAGTTATTATGCTGATATAGTAGAGATTGTGGATTTTTACTCACTGTCCCATTATAACACGTGAAAAAATTACATAGATTAAAGTTTGTTTACAAACTGTTTGAAGTTTGATGAAATATGTCACAAAGTTTTATACTATTACTAAGAAATTATTCATAGAAATCTTTACTAGAAAGGAGCTTATCCCATGCTCCCCTCATATCTAACCGTAAAAGACTACGGTGAACATGAAATTGTTATTGAAAAATCTCGATTTATCGCTCATATATCTCGTGCAGAAACAGAAGAAGAAGCAATAGAATTTATTCAAAGCATAAAAAAGAAGCACTGGAATGCGACGCACAACTGCTCAGCTTATCTAATCGGAGAACATGACCTTATTCAGAAAGCAAATGATGATGGTGAGCCATCCGGAACAGCTGGTGTACCGATTCTCGAGGTTTTAAAGAAAAGAAAACTAAAGGATACGGTTGTAGTGATTACCCGCTACTTTGGTGGAATAAAATTAGGAGCTGGCGGGCTAATCCGTGCATATGGTAAATCAACTTCAGAGGGCTTAAATGCCACTGGAATTGTTGAACGTAAGCTTATGAAGGTTGTTCATCTAAAAGTGGATTACACTTGGCTTGGAAAACTCGAAAATGAATTACGTGCCTCTGTATATGAAATAAAAGAGATTCACTATCTTGATGCAGTAGAATTTGAAGTATATGTTGAAGACGGATTGGTTGAAAGTTTCAACGATTGGATGGTAGAAATGACTAACGGGCAGGGGAAACTATCTACAGGGGAAACACTTTATCAAGAGACACTTATATAAAATTAAGAAGACCTCAGGAAATCATGCTCCTGAGGCCTTTATTTTATGCTTTATTCTTTTCATTAACTGGTCTAAAACCATTTAGGAAATTCAAGAGAGGTCGATACCCTTCTCCTACCAGACCAATTTTTTCAACGAATAATTCAATAGCTACAAGTATCGCTAAAAGAATAACAGTTGAACCCCAAAGCGTTGCCTGTGAAAATATAAAGGCCGCTAAACCAAACACTGCACTCATTGCATAAATGAGCAATACCGTTTGTCTATGTGTATATCCAAGCTTCAACAAACAGTGGTGTAAATGAGATTTATCTGGTGCAGACAATGGCTGCTTGTTCACTAAACGTCTAACAATCGCAAAGAGCGTGTCCGAAATTGGTACCCCTAAGATAATAACAGGGATGATTAACGATACGAAGGTAACTCCTTTAAATCCTAGTAGAGATAGAACAGAGATCATAAATCCTAAAAATAATGCCCCTGTATCTCCCATAAAGATTTTCGCTGGGTGAAAATTATAAACAAGGAATCCTAAGCTAGAAACAGCTAATAGTAAAGCCATAATCATTACATACGGATTTCCAAACGTATATGCCATTGCAGCGATAGAAAATAATGCAATGGTAGATACCCCTGCTGCTAACCCATCTAATCCATCAATTAAGTTGATTGCATTCGTAATCCCAATAATCCAAAACATTGTAATGGGGATACTAAGATAACCAAAGTCCAATTCCCCACCAAAAGGCAAGTTAATGAATTCGACTCTTATATCACCAACTACTACCACTACTAAAGCTGCTGCGACTTGCCCTAATAACTTTACTCTAGGTGAAATCTCTTTCACATCATCAAAGGCACCCGTTAAAATAATGATCAAGCTACCAAGTAGGATGGGTAGATGAATTCCACCATCAAGATTCAGCACATGTATTAAATAATTATCATTTGGCTGAATAATTAATACTCCAATTAGAAAGCTTATATAGATAGCAAGACCACCAAGGCGAGGCATGATTTTTTGATGGACTTTTCGTTGGTTAGGTTTATCAGTAGCTCCAATTAAGAAAGCAAGTTTTTTTATGATCGGTGTCAGGAGTATTGCTGCTAAGAAACAAATGATTAACGTAAGATACACAATATGCCCCTCCATGTTTTTATCATTATCTATTTAGTGAAAAAAAATGTAGATTTTTTTTCTTTATTGTCTAATATTCAGAGTAATTCTTGGAAAGAATAATTCCTTGTGAATTATATCATAAAGCCCAATCTAATTGGAATGATATTTTATTACCCGATACAATTTTAATAAAACCGTAATAAATTTAATACAACATATTTGACGGTAGCCCGCGAAAAAAGTTTCTCTATAAATAAAAGTTTAACTTTTCAGATAATATAAAAAGCCTGCAGAGACAAATATACTCTACAGGCTTGCTTTTATGCCAATTCTTTTAAATATTCTCTTAGCGCTTCCTTCCAATCACGTAATGGAGTAAAGCCTTCTTCTTCTATCTTCTTTTTGCTTAAGACTGAATATTTCGGTCTAGCTGCAGGTCTAGGAAACTGGTCAGAAGTTAATGGGTTAACTTGAATTTCCATTCCAGCCTGCTTAAAAATTTCAACAGCAAATTCATGCCAGGAACATACGCCCTCATTAGAGGCATGATACACTCCGTATTTTTCGGAATCAATTAATTCCACCAAAAATTTGGCTAAATCGACTGTATAGGTAGGAGAACCAACTTGATCGTATACAACTCCCAATTCCTTACGATCTTGACCAAGCTTAAGCATCGTCTTTACAAAGTTGTTACCGTTGATTCCATATACCCAAGCAGTTCTAACGATAAAGTGCTTTTCCAACGTTTCCTGAAGAAACTTCTCTCCCACAAGCTTTGTCTCTCCATAAACCCCAAGAGGTTTTGTAGGGTGATTTACCTCGTAAGGCTCCGTTCCAGCACCGTCAAAAACATAATCTGTGCTGACATAGACCATTTTCGCGCCGACAAACTTGGCTGCCTCAGCAAGGTATTTTGTTCCAAGCGCATTTACCTTATAGGCTCCCTCTTGATCTGTTTCAGCAGCGTCCACATTTGTATAAGCTGCACAATGGATAATAGCCTCTGGGCTTAGGTTCTGTACATAAGATGAAATAGCTGATTCATCTGTAATATCTAGCTCAGATCGACCAACTCCAACAGCCTCGTGCCCCTTAGCTGTAAGTTCTTTCACTACATCGTATCCAAGTTGTCCATTGACGCCAGTTACTAATACTAACATCACTCAACCTCTAAACGATCAGCATATTGAGCCTTGAAGTAGTCTTGGTAGTCACCAGAGATGATATTTTCCCACCACTCTTGGTTTTCAAGATACCACTTGATCGTTTGTTCAATACCTGTATCAAAATTATATTTTGGAGACCAACCTAATTCCGTACGAAGTTTTGTAGCATCGATGGCATAACGACGGTCATGACCAGGACGATCTTTAACAAACTTCATTAATGACTCAGACTTGCCTAAATGCTTAAGAATGGTTTTTACGATTTCAATGTTAGTGCGTTCATTGTTTCCACCCACATTGTACACTTCTCCGTCACGACCTTTGTGAAGAACAAGATCGATGGCTTGGCAATGATCTTCTACATGTAGCCAATCACGAATGTTTAAACCATCTCCATAAATCGGAAGCTCTTTATCGTTTAAAGCATTAATGATCATTAATGGAATCAACTTCTCAGGGAAGTGGAATGGCCCATAGTTATTTGAACAACGAGTGATGTTCACAGGAAGTCCAAATGTTTCATTGTACGCACGAACCAGTAAGTCAGCTCCCGCTTTACTAGCACTGTATGGGCTGTTAGCTGCAAGTGGTGTTTCCTCTGTGAAGTAACCTGTTTCTCCTAAGGTTCCGTATACTTCATCAGTCGATACTTGAAGATATTTTGTTACTTTATACGTCTTAGCAGCATCTAAAAGAGCTAAAGTTCCTTGAATATTCGTTTGAACGAAAATCCCCGGATCTGTAATACTGCGGTCCACGTGAGATTCAGCTGCAAAGTTTAATACATAATCAAACTTTTCTTCATTAAAAAGACCATCAACAAAGTCACGATCAGCAATATCTCCACGAACAAACTTGTAATTTGGAGCATTTTCAATGTCCTTTAGATTTTCTAAATTACCTGCATACGTAAGCAAGTCCAGGTTTACAATAGTATACTCTGGGTATTTATTAACCATGTAGCGAACAAAATTGCTACCAATAAAGCCCGCACCGCCAGTTACTAATAATTTCATATTAAGATCTTCCTCCTATTCCTCAAAAACAAAGTTCAAAGTTGTTGCTTCAGCTAATCTTGGATGCTTCGTATCTTTTTCAGACAAGATTGGATTAGTCGTTGGCCAATCAATCGCAAGTGCTGGGTCATCCCATGCAATTCCACCATCATGCTCTGGAGAATAATACTCATCAACCTTATACGCTACTGTAGAGTCTGGAACTAATGTACAGAATCCATGTGCAAAGCCCTTCGGTACAAGTAATTGACGCTTATTATGCTCAGAAAGAACCACTCCTACCCACTGTCCATATGTAGGAGAACCTTTACGAATATCAACAGCCACGTCATAAATAGCCCCAGTTACACAGCGAACCAATTTCGTTTGTGCCTTAGGATTTAACTGAAAGTGTAATCCACGTAGCGTATGAACAGGTGCAGACAATGATTGGTTGTCCTGAATAAAATCAAATTTTAGTCCCAACTCATCGTAAAGACTTTTATTATAGCTCTCCATAAAATATCCACGGTGATCACCAAATACTTTTGGTTCTAGTATTTTTACGCCTGATAGTTTTGTTTCAATTACATTCATTATTTATTCCCTCACTTAATGGATTACTTTCCTTGGCCAGCGATCTTAACTAAATACTGTCCATACTGGTTCTTCTTTAATGGCTCAGCAAGCTCGAGA from Robertmurraya sp. FSL R5-0851 includes the following:
- a CDS encoding DegV family protein, whose translation is MKTAVVTDSTAYIPKDLRDKLDIHMIPLSVIFGTETYREEIEITASDFFEEVKNRELPTTSQPPVGEFVQLFEQLSKDYDSVVSIHLSSGISGTFQGAVSAGEMVENIDVFAFDSEISCMVQGFYVLEAAQMAQEGKGPEEIMSRLEEMKKTLYAYFMVDDLSHLQRGGRLSSAQALIGSLLQVKPLLHFQDKKIVPFEKIRTRKKAMRRMVDLLAEASAGEQYRAVIIHANREQEANEWKKELEAELPNVEFVISYFGPVIGTHLGEGSMGLGWVKK
- the sda gene encoding sporulation histidine kinase inhibitor Sda, which encodes MEVFSINTSLGILSDEDLVNVYSKALNYNLDTRFVDLILEEILRRGLKDAS
- a CDS encoding response regulator transcription factor, which codes for MTTKIAIIDDHQLFREGVKRILDFEKTFEVVAEGEDGNQAVTIAEEYQPDVIIMDINMPDVNGVEATRQLIEKFPESKVIILSIHDDENYVTHALQTGASGYLLKEMDADALVEAVKVVADGGSYLHPKVTHNLVREYRRLAGEGGGGYVGAAEIRRPLHLLTRRECEVLQLLTDGKSNRGIGEALFISEKTVKNHVSNILQKMNVNDRTQAVVEAIKKGWVEVR
- a CDS encoding sensor histidine kinase, with translation MLKKKFDIKTLDFILEKMIETVGTSKDEIFRIGEQCRKDYESLADELKDVKRMVIEVIDDGDKLETQSRFARKRLSEVSMHFKDYTEAEVRDAYEKAHQLQMELTMKRQMEKQLRDRRDDIERRLHGLTETIDRAEHLVSQISVVMNYLMSDLKQVGEVLEDAKQKQEFGLRIIEAQEEERKRVSREIHDGPAQMMANVMMRSDLIERVFREHGEQAGMGEIKNLKKMVRNALYEVRRIIYDLRPMALDDLGLVPTLKKYLQTIEEYHSDTKISFVNLGNEKRLPAKFEVALFRLVQESVQNAIKHAEAHEIKVKLELTRNSISVVVKDDGKGFDMNLDKPESFGILGMKERVELLQGQLSIDSKVGRGTIVIIQVPLES
- a CDS encoding YigZ family protein — encoded protein: MLPSYLTVKDYGEHEIVIEKSRFIAHISRAETEEEAIEFIQSIKKKHWNATHNCSAYLIGEHDLIQKANDDGEPSGTAGVPILEVLKKRKLKDTVVVITRYFGGIKLGAGGLIRAYGKSTSEGLNATGIVERKLMKVVHLKVDYTWLGKLENELRASVYEIKEIHYLDAVEFEVYVEDGLVESFNDWMVEMTNGQGKLSTGETLYQETLI
- a CDS encoding glycosyltransferase family 4 protein, with translation MVYLTLIICFLAAILLTPIIKKLAFLIGATDKPNQRKVHQKIMPRLGGLAIYISFLIGVLIIQPNDNYLIHVLNLDGGIHLPILLGSLIIILTGAFDDVKEISPRVKLLGQVAAALVVVVVGDIRVEFINLPFGGELDFGYLSIPITMFWIIGITNAINLIDGLDGLAAGVSTIALFSIAAMAYTFGNPYVMIMALLLAVSSLGFLVYNFHPAKIFMGDTGALFLGFMISVLSLLGFKGVTFVSLIIPVIILGVPISDTLFAIVRRLVNKQPLSAPDKSHLHHCLLKLGYTHRQTVLLIYAMSAVFGLAAFIFSQATLWGSTVILLAILVAIELFVEKIGLVGEGYRPLLNFLNGFRPVNEKNKA
- the rfbD gene encoding dTDP-4-dehydrorhamnose reductase, translating into MLVLVTGVNGQLGYDVVKELTAKGHEAVGVGRSELDITDESAISSYVQNLSPEAIIHCAAYTNVDAAETDQEGAYKVNALGTKYLAEAAKFVGAKMVYVSTDYVFDGAGTEPYEVNHPTKPLGVYGETKLVGEKFLQETLEKHFIVRTAWVYGINGNNFVKTMLKLGQDRKELGVVYDQVGSPTYTVDLAKFLVELIDSEKYGVYHASNEGVCSWHEFAVEIFKQAGMEIQVNPLTSDQFPRPAARPKYSVLSKKKIEEEGFTPLRDWKEALREYLKELA
- the rfbB gene encoding dTDP-glucose 4,6-dehydratase, with protein sequence MKLLVTGGAGFIGSNFVRYMVNKYPEYTIVNLDLLTYAGNLENLKDIENAPNYKFVRGDIADRDFVDGLFNEEKFDYVLNFAAESHVDRSITDPGIFVQTNIQGTLALLDAAKTYKVTKYLQVSTDEVYGTLGETGYFTEETPLAANSPYSASKAGADLLVRAYNETFGLPVNITRCSNNYGPFHFPEKLIPLMIINALNDKELPIYGDGLNIRDWLHVEDHCQAIDLVLHKGRDGEVYNVGGNNERTNIEIVKTILKHLGKSESLMKFVKDRPGHDRRYAIDATKLRTELGWSPKYNFDTGIEQTIKWYLENQEWWENIISGDYQDYFKAQYADRLEVE
- the rfbC gene encoding dTDP-4-dehydrorhamnose 3,5-epimerase; translation: MNVIETKLSGVKILEPKVFGDHRGYFMESYNKSLYDELGLKFDFIQDNQSLSAPVHTLRGLHFQLNPKAQTKLVRCVTGAIYDVAVDIRKGSPTYGQWVGVVLSEHNKRQLLVPKGFAHGFCTLVPDSTVAYKVDEYYSPEHDGGIAWDDPALAIDWPTTNPILSEKDTKHPRLAEATTLNFVFEE